The Terriglobus sp. RCC_193 genome contains a region encoding:
- a CDS encoding M28 family peptidase: protein MLKKLVCSFVVCLSASFACAQSTPTAGVPDPIATMVGRLDLDRYKATIKGLTQFGDRRQGTERNRKAVDWIEAQLKSYGCTNTERIRYEYQPPATPPVRPRSTDRSAGPGGSRRRGNIFPDTVNSDPMKQPDEKIRALDTEPSKPGEREEVYCTKIGTKHPDQMYILGAHMDGIGWGEAANDDGSGTALVMELARIFSSPDVTTDISIRFALWNNEETGLNGASAYVTQRKDLQGIESPAGSGKYPEPKWLGMIQHDMMMFDHGMPHKDGTMSKEQRPEADVNIEYQVTSKYADQAMFLARTFQLADDKYAANYPANVGPHMTNTDSTPFMDLTPSLSLREVERGAQMGSGWDPQHHQPTDVYSFYTDDDFRLGLNAAQTTLGAIAQLTGAALTPGK, encoded by the coding sequence ATGCTGAAGAAGCTCGTTTGTTCCTTTGTAGTGTGTTTGTCCGCGTCTTTCGCCTGCGCTCAGTCAACCCCGACCGCGGGCGTTCCGGACCCTATCGCTACCATGGTGGGGCGGCTCGATCTTGACCGATACAAGGCCACCATCAAGGGGCTGACGCAGTTTGGCGATCGCAGGCAGGGAACTGAGCGCAATCGCAAGGCTGTGGATTGGATTGAGGCGCAGCTCAAGAGTTATGGCTGTACCAACACCGAGCGTATCCGTTACGAGTATCAGCCCCCTGCAACGCCGCCGGTGCGGCCTCGCAGCACTGATCGTTCTGCGGGTCCCGGTGGTTCGCGTCGCCGTGGCAACATCTTCCCTGACACAGTGAACAGCGATCCTATGAAGCAGCCCGATGAAAAGATTCGTGCGCTTGATACTGAACCTTCCAAACCCGGTGAGCGCGAAGAGGTGTACTGCACCAAGATTGGCACAAAGCATCCAGACCAGATGTATATTCTGGGCGCGCACATGGATGGCATTGGTTGGGGCGAGGCCGCCAACGACGATGGCTCCGGCACTGCGTTGGTCATGGAATTGGCGCGCATTTTCAGCAGTCCCGATGTGACGACGGATATCTCCATCCGCTTCGCGCTTTGGAATAACGAGGAGACGGGACTTAACGGCGCGAGCGCTTACGTCACGCAACGCAAGGACTTGCAGGGTATTGAGTCACCGGCGGGTTCTGGTAAATATCCGGAACCGAAATGGCTGGGCATGATCCAGCACGACATGATGATGTTTGACCACGGGATGCCGCACAAAGACGGCACCATGAGCAAAGAGCAGCGCCCGGAAGCAGACGTGAACATTGAGTATCAGGTCACCTCAAAGTACGCGGATCAAGCCATGTTTTTGGCACGCACCTTCCAGCTTGCAGATGACAAATACGCTGCGAATTATCCCGCCAACGTGGGCCCGCACATGACCAATACGGACTCGACGCCATTCATGGACCTTACGCCATCGCTCAGCCTGCGCGAGGTGGAACGCGGCGCGCAGATGGGCAGCGGATGGGACCCGCAGCATCACCAGCCCACTGACGTGTACTCGTTCTATACGGATGACGATTTCCGTCTGGGTTTGAATGCGGCGCAGACGACGCTTGGCGCCATCGCACAGTTGACCGGAGCCGCCCTAACCCCTGGTAAATAG